GTGCCATCAGTTCACTCGTCGTGGGCTGGTGGTTCCTGGCTGCATAAAAGGGGCAAGCGAGCTTGCCCCTGTCCTTATGCTTACCTCATGCCGATTGGAGTATCGTTTTCGTCGTAGCAAATAGGGTACTCACAATAGCCCCCGGCAGCGCTGACCTGCTCCGGAGTCACCTGGGGCAGGTAGTCACCTAGCTTTTTCTTGGCCACTTTGTTCTTGTTGATATAGCAATCGTCGTCAGCTTGGGGGTTGCACCAGGCCTCAGTAACTTTGATCTCTTTGCTTTGGTGCTGGGGCTGAGACTTGCCTGACTTGTCTAGCTCGAATTGCTTGACGCCCCCGTCGTAACGGCGATTGAATGTATTTGCAAAAAGCTTATCGTTAACCCCTGCATCTTTATAGAATTTCCAGAGCATTTCACCTGCCTCGGCGTAGCTGACTGGCTTGCCGTTCTTTACATATGGGCCGCCATCGTTTCTATACGCTACAGGCTTCCCGTCAGTGCTTTCTGCTATGTAGTACCAGATCGAAATCTTGAAGTCGGTATTAACTCCCCAATTCCCAACTTGGGCGCTACCATCACTCAACATACAGCGATCATTGATACAGCGTCCTGAATATTGGTTGCTGTAGCTTATGTTTCGGCCTTGGCTTTTGTCGTACTCAACGATGCTTCTAGGGAATTCAAGCCAGGTGCAACTGATGGATTTGTAATCTCCAAAATCGTTGTTTTTACAAGGGATGGCATAGGGGAGCCCTTGTCGCGACTTCTCATCCGGGAAGATTGCTCCATTGGTGTTGTAATTGTCATTGGCGAAAGCGCCAAGCGAAAATAGCGTGAGCATGCTGGCGAATATTTGTTGTTTCATTACTTCTGTTCCTTGTGTTGAGACTCTTTCCTGAACTTCATTTTCTGGTGGTGAATTTTCATTGTCTGGCATGAGGGTCTGGACGCTAGGCAGTCCCTGCTCAGCATCCTCATGCAGGCTTAGATTTCACGTATTGGGTCGTAAATGCCGTGGCCTTATAGGCATCATAGCGGGACGATTTTGCTCATGGCAAGAATCTCCGCAATCCTCGACAATGACGGCAACCTCAAAAAGCTCGGCGCTGCGATACGAGCGCGTCGGTTGGCACTCGATCTATCCCAAGAGGCCCTAGCCGACGCGGCAGGGGTGGACCGTTCTCACATGGGCAAAATAGAGAGAGGGGAGAGAAACGTGACATTCTTGAACATCTTACGAATTGCGGCTGCGGTGCAGTGCAAGCCCTCCGAGCTCCTTATTGACGCTTCGTTGTAGCGCACCTTTTACGCCAAATGCTTTGCGGTATTCAGCTTGGACAGAAATGCCCTTAAGCAGGCACATTGAAGCGATGACCACAGACTAAACAGCCGTTGTTGGCGAGAACGTGGCGATCTAGCTTATTACCTAATTGCGACCCGACCAGACAACCTGTTACACCGCATGTCAGACCTCTTAGAATTGCTTTAGATATAGTATTTAAAGGGATGGCTACACCGCTTAGCCGCAAACTAAGTTGTGTTATAGCCAAGGCAGAGCTTACCCCGCCTATAGCACCACCTAACATGCCGATTGTGGCGGTAATTTTAAGGGCTTGGTGGTGAGTAAAAATCTCCGTTGAATTACAGCGAGGGCATTGCAGTGACATTGATGTTCCCCTTCAGTGATTGGTAGAAAGAGAATGTATGGCGGAAATTTTTTGGGTTGTGTGGAGTTAAAAAACCACTGAAAAACGCCACCTCTACAGCTTGGCATGAGCTGGAATTGCTCAAGCTCATGCCAAGCTGTAGAGGCAGTGGTTTAAATTATGCTATTTTTTTGATAAATCTAGTACAAATATGTCAATTAGTCCCTTAAGATCTTGTGGCAGCATTTCCTCAACGCTATTTTTTAGAGCCTGAGCGGATGTAATACCATGATTCTTACGTTCGGCGACTGATTCCGTCTCGCCGAACCAAAGTATGAGGTATATACCCTGTTCCTCCGCCTCTGGATGAATGGCGTAGCGCTCGAAAAGCTGTGTTGAAGCTGCGCTATAGAGCTCTCTGTGCCATTGTCCTTTTACTTCGGTCACAAGTAGTCGTCGTTTCCCATTGATTATTTTTGCGACGGTGAAATCACTTCGTTTTTCTGATTTGAGATGGTGTTCAGGAGTTATGATGATATTTTGATGCCTAAGAATTAGGCTAAGCCTTTCAGCAATTATCTCGGTGCATGACTCTTCTCCAAGTCTTGCTCCATTGCTATAGAATCGATCTACCGAGTTATATTCGCCTCCAAAAATGTATTTCTGATATTCCTGTAGTTCTTGGATGATGAGTTGCCGCAGACTTTCTACGGTAACTATGGAGTCACGATCAAGTGTGTTAACTATATCTCGTGTTGAGGGCGGATCGAATGCTTCCAGAGATTTTTTACGAACTTGTGCTGCATGTATGCTCTTCAAGTCTGCGTGTGCATCGTGGAACCTTTCGTCTGAGAGGAGTCGATTTAAAACAGGAATTGCTCTAGCTGGAGAATCTGAGCTTATTGACCATGAAATCTCGTTCAGGAAGCGATATGCCTTTTCCCCGGCAGGGCTGTCAGTCCCCCATTGGGTGGGCAAATCAACTTTTGGCCATTGTTCGATAAATGCTCCTAAGATTTTTTCAATTTTTATAGAGTTTAGTTTTGGCCAATGAGTATTGTCATGGCGACTCATATTTCCAGATCGGCTACTAAACACATGAACAATATTTCTGTCAGACTGAAGCCAGTTCCAGTATTCTTCTGGAGGGTTTTCAAGGAAATACCAAGCGCGTAAAAGCCAGAAAGCACGCTTATGTATGGTTTCCTGGCTATCCACGGTGATAAAATTCTCAGGCATTAGGCCTGAACATCGTTGTAAAATTAAGTCATTTAACTCGTCAGGATCGGCTTTTTCGATAACGATGTCAAATAGAGCTTCGAGTGGCTCTAAAGCTATATCGCAGTATTTTTTTAGCCATTCAAAAGAAAGCTCATGACGGAGGTTGCTGAATGCCTCCTCATGTTTTAATAGCCAGACTTTCGCACGAGAGGACCGGGAAGAAAGCTGAGGTTCAACGTATTTTCTCAGGAAGTTTTCTGCGCTCTCAGCATCGATGAAAAGGAGTCTGTCTACTTCTGTTTTTAACGCGTCTCGCTCTTCGCTGGCGACTGAGCTGTAATGCATGTCTATGCCCGCGCGAAGAGACTGCAACAAACCGTGCTCAACATTTTCGAGATGGCCTTGGTCTCTAAGAGTTTCTAAGCATGCAGCGTAGAGTATGACTTCAGATTGATCATACTTTGATGCGCCATGAAGCTCTGAAAGCTCCTCGAGACTAGGTACAGTGGATGATATGAAGCCAAAGCAGTTTCGTAATGATTTTCGCACTAAAGCGTCGTCTTC
This genomic stretch from Pseudomonas entomophila harbors:
- a CDS encoding helix-turn-helix domain-containing protein; translation: MARISAILDNDGNLKKLGAAIRARRLALDLSQEALADAAGVDRSHMGKIERGERNVTFLNILRIAAAVQCKPSELLIDASL